Sequence from the Bacteroidota bacterium genome:
TTTTAGACAGGATTTACATGATTTACAGGTTTATTTATTAGACAGGATTTACATGATTTACAGGTTTATTTATTAGACAGGATTTACATGATTAACATGATGCTTTTTTTTATGTTAATTTTAAAATTCTGTCTGAAATATTGATTTTTGACATGGTAAACAGGATTCTCTTATTATTGCTTTTTCTTGATGTAATCTTTATATTTTCTTTTTACTTCTACTGAGCTTCCAAAGTTTATCAGAAGTCCAATTTCGTTTCCTGTTCCTTGAAGGTAATTTACTAATATCACTTCGTGAATTTTTATCAAATTCTCAATAGCTTTAAGTTCTAATATCACTTTATCTTCTACTATGATGTCGGCAAAAA
This genomic interval carries:
- a CDS encoding GxxExxY protein is translated as MINNDLTKEIIACAYKVHNTLGPGFLEKVYENAMMIELKKAGLKAKQQFNIPVFYDHTLIGDFFADIIVEDKVILELKAIENLIKIHEVILVNYLQGTGNEIGLLINFGSSVEVKRKYKDYIKKKQ